A genomic segment from Nicotiana tabacum cultivar K326 chromosome 9, ASM71507v2, whole genome shotgun sequence encodes:
- the LOC107803728 gene encoding ARF guanine-nucleotide exchange factor GNL2-like has product MGAAEGDENMKKIKRKELGISCTLNTEVGAVLAMIRRAPEANLHFYHPPEEHYDSQISHSLKSLRSLIFNPQQEWRTIDPMMYLSPFLDVVQSDDVPAAATGVALSSILKILKLEIFDQKTPGAREAINSAVIAVTGCRLEKTDPILEDAIMMKILQALTAIMGHPSSILLTDQYVCTIVNTCFQVVQQSANRSDLLQRCARYTMHELIHIIYQRLPEIEVNDWEDSESDTEDSNLDSGYGIRSAIDVFHFLCSLLNVVEVMETNGITSQTADENVQLFALVLINSAIELSGDSIGKHPKLLRMIQDDLFHHLVHYGASSNPLVLSMICSIVLNIYHFLRSSVRLQLEGFFSFVLLKVASLANSLQLQEVAIEGIINFCRQPTFIIEVYVNYDCNPIFNNIFEEIGKSLCMHAFPTGGCLKSLQVQAFEGLAVIIHNIADNVDKEDDSTPFGPYPVEISEYRPFWEEKSKEEDIEDWIDFVRVRMTQKRKILIAGNHFSRDEKKGLEYLKISLLIADPPDPKIYAMFFRYTPGLNKTAIGDFLGDPDDFHLQVLKEFTDTFEFMGMVLDIALRTYLETFRLPGESQKIQRILEAFAERFFDQQSSEIFSSKDAVFILCYSVIMLNTDQHNPQVKKKMTEDEFIRNNRAINGGQDLPREYLSDLFHSISTNAITLFGSSGTPTEMNPSRWIQLMNRSKNMKPFIFCNFDRRLGRDMFASIAGPTVATLATIFEQSDEEDILHECIEALFSIARITQYGLEDTLDELLCSFCKFTTLLNPYASSEETLYAFSNDMKPRMATLAIFTIANDFKRSIRGAWRTIVDCLLKLRRLKLLPQSVVEPESASNSSSNLPVHERSVSGVVFPTQDLKFGSKRHNSGIIGRFSHFLSMESVEESLNLGVSEFEQNLKIIQQCRIGNIFSNSSSLPVESLLNLGRCLIFAAAGIGQKFSTPIEEEETVGFCWDLIVSIASSNTHRLLVFWPHYNEYLWDVAQFPLFSPIPFAEKGIVALMKICLKLLSSFHLDKSPEELIFKSINLMWKLEKEILDTSCEFLVQSVTTILTEYPANLQTQLGWKTVMHLLSVTGRHPETYEQGVEALINLMSDGFHISRLNYPYCIDCAFGFVALKSSPLEKNVKIMDLMSNTVNLLVQWYKSGYTDPGSTTGVNSSASISSLEECSKALSSSNLTMTYFAKLGEAFRKTSLARREEIRNHAVMSLQKSFALGEDLYFTPTNILSCFNLILFAMVDDLHEKMLEYSKRENAERETRSMEGTLKLSMEVLTDVYLQFMKPLSESPNFRAFWMGILRRMDTCMKADLGECGESKLPHTIPMLLKKMVVKMKQKEILVPRKDDDLWEMTHVQIQWIAPSLTKELFPDA; this is encoded by the exons ATGGGTGCTGCAGAAGGAGACGAAAACATGAAAAAGATCAAAAGGAAGGAGCTGGGAATATCTTGCACGTTGAATACAGAGGTGGGAGCTGTTCTAGCAATGATTCGACGTGCCCCTGAAGCAAATTTGCATTTCTACCATCCCCCCGAAGAACACTATGATTCTCAAATATCACATTCCTTGAAATCACTAAGATCACTCATCTTTAATCCTCAGCAAGAATGGCGAACCATCGATCCTATGATGTACCTTTCACCTTTTCTTGACGTTGTACAAAGTGATGATGTTCCTGCTGCAGCCACAGGGGTGGCTCTTTCATCTATCCTTAAGATCCTAAAGCTTGAAATATTTGATCAGAAGACTCCAGGAGCAAGAGAAGCGATTAATTCAGCTGTGATTGCTGTCACAGGCTGTCGTTTGGAGAAAACTGATCCGATTTTAGAAGATGCTATTATGATGAAAATTTTGCAGGCTTTGACAGCAATTATGGGGCATCCTTCTTCTATTTTGCTCACAGATCAGTACGTTTGCACAATTGTGAACACGTGCTTTCAGGTGGTTCAGCAGTCAGCTAACCGGAGTGATTTACTTCAGCGTTGTGCCAGATACACAATGCATGAGCTGATACATATCATTTATCAACGTTTGCCTGAAATTGAGGTGAATGATTGGGAAGATTCGGAGTCAGATACTGAGGATAGCAACTTGGATTCGGGGTATGGAATTCGTTCTGCTATAGATGTTTTTCATTTCTTATGTTCCTTGCTCAATGTAGTGGAAGTCATGGAGACTAATGGAATTACATCTCAAACTGCTGATGAAAATGTTCAGCTTTTTGCcttggttttgatcaattctgctatAGAATTAAGTGGTGATAGCATCGGTAAGCATCCAAAGCTCTTGAGGATGATTCAAGATGACCTTTTCCACCATTTGGTTCATTATGGAGCCTCGTCAAATCCCCTTGTATTGTCCATGATTTGCAGCattgttttaaatatttatcaCTTTCTTCGCAG CTCGGTTCGTCTTCAACTGGAAGGTTTTTTCTCATTTGTGCTGCTTAAAGTGGCGAGCTTAGCAAATTCACTTCAACTTCAAGAAGTAGCAATTGAAGGTATTATAAATTTCTGCAGACAACCAACTTTTATAATTGAAGTCTACGTGAATTATGATTGTAACCCCATATTCAACAATATATTTGAGGAGATTGGCAAGTCTCTTTGCATGCATGCATTTCCTACTGGTGGATGTTTGAAAAGTTTACAAGTTCAGGCCTTTGAAGGCCTAGCAGTGATTATCCATAACATAGCTGACAACGTTgacaaagaagatgattcaacACCTTTTGGACCATATCCTGTTGAGATCTCCGAGTATAGACCATTCTGGGAAGAAAAGTCTAAAGAAGAAGACATAGAGGATTGGATCGACTTTGTTAGAGTGAGAATGACACAAAAAAGAAAGATACTAATAGCCGGGAATCATTTCAGTAGAGATGAAAAAAAGGGATTGGAGTATTTGAAAATTTCCCTGTTAATCGCAGATCCTCCTGATCCAAAAATCTATGCCATGTTCTTTCGGTATACACCAGGACTAAACAAGACCGCAATTGGTGATTTTCTTGGTGATCCTGATGATTTCCACCTCCAAGTCCTTAAAGAATTTACAGACACCTTTGAGTTTATGGGAATGGTTCTGGACATTGCTTTGAGAACTTATCTGGAGACTTTTAGATTGCCAGGGGAGTCGCAGAAAATCCAAAGAATCCTTGAAGCATTTGCTGAAAGGTTTTTTGATCAACAATCCTCAGAAATATTTTCAAGCAAAGATGCTGTTTTCATACTTTGTTATTCAGTTATCATGCTTAACACTGATCAGCATAACCCACAAGTCAAGAAGAAAATGACAGAAGATGAATTTATTAGAAACAATAGAGCCATAAATGGAGGACAAGATCTTCCCAGAGAATACCTTTCTGATCTTTTCCATTCCATTTCAACCAATGCAATCACATTATTCGGTTCATCTGGTACTCCTACGGAAATGAATCCTAGCAGATGGATTCAGCTAATGAATCGATCAAAGAACATGAAACCTTTCATATTCTGCAATTTTGATCGACGACTAGGACGAGACATGTTTGCCTCAATTGCTGGTCCAACAGTTGCTACACTTGCAACCATCTTCGAACAGTCTGATGAAGAAGATATCCTTCATGAATGTATTGAGGCTTTGTTTTCAATTGCTAGAATAACACAATATGGTCTAGAGGATACTCTTGACGAGCTTCTTTGCTCATTCTGCAAATTTACTACATTACTAAATCCTTATGCATCTTCAGAAGAAACCTTGTACGCATTCAGCAATGATATGAAGCCAAGAATGGCAACTCTTGCAATTTTCACCATTGCAAATGACTTCAAAAGATCCATCAGGGGAGCTTGGAGAACCATTGTAGACTGTTTGCTGAAACTAAGAAGGTTAAAGCTACTTCCACAATCTGTTGTTGAACCTGAAAGTGCTTCGAACTCGTCATCCAACCTTCCAGTCCATGAAAGATCTGTATCAGGAGTGGTTTTTCCTACTCAAGATCTTAAGTTTGGCAGCAAACGCCATAACTCCGGAATAATTGGccgattttcacattttttatcCATGGAAAGTGTAGAAGAATCCTTGAACCTGGGGGTAAGTGAGTTTGAACAGAACCTAAAAATTATTCAACAGTGCCGCATAGGGAACATCTTCAGCAATAGCTCGAGTTTACCTGTCGAGTCTTTGCTGAATCTAGGTCGTTGTCTGATATTTGCAGCAGCTGGTATAGGCCAAAAATTCAGCACCCCAATTGAAGAGGAAGAAACTGTTGGATTCTGTTGGGATTTAATAGTTAGCATTGCTTCATCCAATACTCACAGGCTCTTGGTGTTTTGGCCTCATTACAATGAATATCTGTGGGATGTTGCTCAATTTCCTCTATTTTCACCAATCCCTTTTGCAGAAAAGGGTATCGTGGCCCTCATGAAGATTTGTTTAAAGCTCTTATCTTCCTTCCACTTAGACAAAAGTCCAGAAGAACTCATCTTCAAATCCATCAATTTGATGTGGAAGCTggaaaaggaaattcttgatacTAGCTGTGAGTTCTTAGTACAATCTGTCACCACAATCCTGACAGAGTATCCCGCGAATCTGCAAACTCAACTAGGATGGAAAACAGTCATGCATTTGCTTTCAGTCACAGGGCGACATCCAGAAACCTATGAGCAGGGAGTTGAGGCCCTCATTAATTTGATGTCAGATGGTTTTCATATTTCAAGATTGAACTACCCTTACTGCATAGATTGTGCATTTGGCTTTGTCGCATTGAAAAGTAGCCCCTTAGAAAAGAACGTCAAGATCATGGACTTGATGTCTAATACTGTGAATTTATTAGTACAATGGTACAAAAGTGGATACACAGATCCAGGGAGTACGACGGGTGTAAATAGTAGCGCAAGCATTTCTTCTCTAGAAGAATGTTCAAAAGCTCTTAGCTCTTCTAACTTAACAATGACATATTTTGCTAAACTAGGGGAAGCATTCAGAAAGACGAGCTTAGCAAGAAGAGAAGAGATAAGAAACCACGCGGTCATGTCTTTACAAAAAAGTTTTGCTCTTGGTGAGGATTTATACTTCACACCGACCAACATCCTTAGCTGTTTCAACCTCATACTCTTTGCAATGGTGGATGATTTGCATGAGAAGATGTTGGAATACTCAAAAAGGGAGAATGCAGAAAGGGAGACAAGAAGTATGGAAGGGACTTTGAAGCTATCAATGGAGGTTCTAACGGATGTTTATTTGCAGTTCATGAAACCATTATCAGAAAGTCCTAATTTCAGGGCGTTTTGGATGGGCATCCTGAGAAGAATGGATACATGCATGAAGGCCGATTTAGGAGAATGTGGTGAGTCAAAACTGCCACATACTATCCCTATGCTGTTGAAGAAGATGGTTGTCAAAATGAAGCAAAAGGAGATTTTGGTTCCCAGAAAAGATGATGACTTGTGGGAAATGACTCATGTTCAGATACAATGGATTGCTCCATCACTTACGAAAGAATTATTTCCAGATGCTTGA